TCTAAAGCTCGTAGCGACTGTAGTAGCGACTGGTGTCTTACGGCCAATGCCATTCCAATGCAACGCAATGTACCCTCCGTTTTTTGACACATACCACTCCCGTTTACACCCACcccttttttattaaaaaagaaacatttaaaataaagaaattcaaCGATTCACGCGTCGCCTACAGCTAGAGATGCCGAATTTAAAAAAgactattgtaattttattaacaaCATGATGACAAAAAGGTTATGCAGAAGAGTGTACGAAAGATACATACCATGGTAGTGTCAATATGAACGAAACACACACACCTTTGCGCTGGTATTTACCACACTTCCCTGTTATACATCCTCAAAAGCGTAAACTAAGAGTTGTCCATGATGCAGCAGCAAAGACCTCGGGAGTCAGTTTAAACTCGCTTCTGCTCCCTGGGCCTGATCTTTTGCAGTCATTGCTGCACATATTGTTTCGTTTTCGCGAAGGTTACGTCGCGATGACTGCTGACGTTAAGGAAATGTTTCCGCAGGTCAGGATTAGGATGGAAGACCGTGATGCTTTGCGGTACATTTGGAGGGAGGATCCCAGCTGTGAGTTGAAGGAATACAGGATGACTTCTGTCATTTTCGGTGCGGTTTGCAGCCCGTGTACTGCTCTTTACATTAAAAACCGTAACGCCCAAGAATTGCAGAAGTCATACCCTGCAGCAGCAAAAGCCATCGTTCATGAGCATTATATGGACGATTATTTAGGCAGCCTTGACGATGTGCGCGAAGCCACTCAACTTGCAGCTGACATAGTCACAGTACACAAGGCGGCCGGTATGGAGATGCGAGCTTGGATTTCTAACATACCTGCCGCACTTGCAGCCGTGCCTGAAGACTTACGAGCCTCCCCACCTGTCAATGTGCACGTAGGCCCTGACGCTTTCGTCAGGACTTTAGGACTTATATGGCATCCTTTGAATGACACCTTTGGTTTAGGATTGGGGCTCCAATTCCTGAGAAAAGCGAAATTAACTAAGCGAAAAGTATTGTCATGTTTAATGTCCGTATATGACCCTCTTGGTCTTTTAACTCCGCTGGTCATTCAAGGACGTATTTTATTCCAACAAACATGGCGAACCGGTCTTGATTGGGACACGAGTTGCAACCAGATGCAATTCAAAGATGGCTGTCTTGTCTCGTCAACTAGCTACGATCGCAGATCTCAAAATTCCACGCTGTACAGATGTGGTTTCAAACTAAGTCGATCATTGACAGACAGCTCCATGTATTTGCAGATGCAAGTGAGGAGCATACTCATGCGTCGCATACTGGCGTTTTACATTCATGGATGGCTCGGTGAAGCTGTCTCTCATTGGTGGAAAGGCACGCCTTAGCCCTCTTAAACCCGCATCCATACCACGTCTCGAGCTCCAAGCCAGCCTGATTGCAGCTCGTTTTGCCAATACTGTGTGTACCGGACATAAAGTTCACCCGGACTCAATTATTTATGGTCTGATTCCAGCACAGTTCTGAGTTGGATTCGCAGCGATGCGCGTACATTCAAACCATTTGTAGCAATCGTGTGGGTGAAATCACCGAAATAACAAATGCCAATAGTTGGAAATTTGTTCCAGGTGTTTTGAATGTCGCAGATGACGCGACAAGACTTAAGAATCGCGACATCGACTTATCGCAATGGTTCTCTGGACCTGATTTCTTACTTCTGCCGTCCAGTGAATGGCCTAAAGAACCATCGATGCCTGAAGCTACATCCATCTTGAAGAGTTGAAACCTTCTAAGGTGCATGTAGGACTAACCCATCTGGTTACACCTTCATCGGTTTTGCCAGATCCCTCACGTTTCAGTGAGTGGTTACGCCTGATTCGTGCAACTGCACGCGTTTTTCAGTGCGCCAACAAGTTTAGATCCCTTTTGGCACATAACAGCCCAAATTCTAAAACTATTAACAACAGTTCTCCATTTAAGCTTACACCGCTGTCCGCTATGGAGATACAGAAGGCTGAAAATCGCCATTCTCCGAAAGGCTCAGACAGACTCATTCAGCGAAGAAATCTCTTTGCTTCGTGATAGCAAGCCTTTCCAAAATCCAGCAAGTTGAAATCTTTCTGCCCGATTTTCGATGAAGATGGCCTACTCCGACTGGACAGCCGTATTAAGCATATGAAGAACACCGATTACGCCACTACTTCTCCATTATTCTGGATGGCCGACACCCAGCTGTTCGACTTCTCGTTCATCATTACCACGTGCAAGCTGCCCATACTTTCAACGAATTGGTCACAAATGAGCTCAAACAGCGATTCTGGATTTTTCGTTGCCGCAGCGAAGTGCGCATGCCTCAAGAAGATGCACCTACTGTACCAAAAGAAAGGCAACACCACATATCCACCAACCGGCGACCTGCCAGATGTGCGTCTGGAACACCATCAGCGCCCGTTTACGAAACACTGGCCTAGATTACTTTGGTCCCGTCGAGGTCTCCATTGGTCGGCGCAGGGAAAAGCGATGGATTGCTCTTTTCACTTGTATGACGACACGAGCAGTCCACCTCGAGATTGTCACGAGTCTCTCAGCCGATTCTGCCATCATGAGCATACGTCGTTTGCTGCACGTCGAGGACTTCCATCTAAAATTCTTCCGATAATGGCACGTCGTTCGTCGGAGCTAACAGACAAATGTGCGAGTTCTACAGCGATGGCGTCCAAGATTTCGCCGCCAGCAAATGCATAGAATGGTGCTTTATTCCTCCTGCGGCACCGTTTATGGGAGGCTGCTGGAAAGACTTGTTGAAAACAGTAAAGTCCGCTCTCCTTGTAACATTAAAAGAACGATCCCCAAGAGAAGAGCTGCTACACACCTTACTTTTAGAAGCAGAAGCTCTAGTGAACTCTCGTCCCTTGACATACGTCACCGAAAACGGACAGTACGAGAGCCTAACTCCGTTCCATTTCCTGATCGGCACCTCTTCAAACCAGCAAATACCGGCCCGATTAAACGATGGAGCATTTCATTGAGGAAAGAATGGCAAAAGGTTCTTCGACTTTCTGAACATTTTGGTGCAGGTGGCTTAAGGAATATTCTACCTAGTCTGAGGCAAAGAAGAGCACAGGGAGCCAACATGAAAATCTTAAAGTAGATGATGTTGTCTTGGTGGTTGACCCAGATATGCCGCGAGGGTTTGGCCGATGGCGCATAGTGGAAGTATTTCCGGGCAGAGATGGCATTGTGAGAGTCGCTGACGTTGCTACCAAAGGGGGCACGCTGAGAAGACCCGTCAGGAAGCTTGTCGGTTGCAGACTGTAGTTGTGTAGCTGCGCTACACAGGGGGGATGATGTGGAGGTTTGCAGTTTAGGTTTATACATAGTATTGTTGTTTTTCTCTATGGGTTTGTGACGGGAGtagattttgtttttcattgacattaaaGTAAGATTTTGCCAAAAGCAGTcgcctttatttttaaatacagtcCTATCCACTACAAAAGTTGAAACGTACCCTATAATTAGGTAAAcatgttaaaatttaatacaaaacaaCAGTCGCTGGCTAGTGTCAACGACCCGTTTCATCTGATAAAAGTAGCTAGAAATATGTTATTCTTCCCAACTGTTCGGAATGCTGAACTCCTTCGGCAGGCTTGTAGTTAAAACcacttatacctacctatcacgTTTGATTAATTTGtgtactaatataatatagcgTATTATTGATTTCCGCTATACCTACAATACTGCTGTGAACCAATGTATAAGGTGTACTTGATATTGTACCTATGTGtagaacatatttatttatttctttcgacTGTATTAGAAAGAACGCTCATAGCACCTAACTACTTGATTTCCTCTAGCGAGTTCCGTAAACTCACGtggtttataaatatattaactcATAGGTACATATACTAATACTCTCTTCCACAATAAAATGAAGAAACTTAAATCGACATTATATTAAATCCTTTGCTACCGTTCTAACAATACATATTATTGAAAGCCTTATCGCGGAACAAAGCCGCCTCTGTTAAACAATGCCGAAGCCCTTGGAGTCGTCTAACAACTTAATTAGGTGGCCGGCGGGCCGCCCGTAAATATCCCCACATGAAATTACGaccaataataaaactaaaaaaatgtataacatttCTATTGACTCCAAAAAAACGAGGTATCCGATTGTCCAGTCCGCTTTTGTGTGAAGACGTCGTGCTGTGGCTCGGGTTGTTCCCCGCTCGcctcaggggggctactacgaaattctaaaatcgaggttcgtatcgtaccgtccctctcactcatgtttaaaataatattagcgtcagcgggacggcaagatacgaagatcgaattttgcactttatagtATAGGGCCAGCGCGGCGTTCTTGGAATTTCCTTTACGAAACTGCGGAGCGACTGTGATGGCTCAATTGGGAGCGCAGCAGGCGCGTCAAGCGGGGATACCATACCCACCATGGAGAATGGGAATATTATGTGCGGAACGTGACGGGTCTTACGGTATTCTATAGCAGGTAGATAATTGAGGACGCTGGGCCAACAGCAATTGCACAAGTTATAAATAAAcggattttaaaattaaaactagaaaGATAAAAACCTAAGATGTTTCATAGAATATCAGAATGTACCTAAGTACCTGTTTTTGGCTATGCTATGCTTCGTCACATACGTATAACttgtaaaattaggttataaATTTCTATGGCACCATTTCATTGataatttcagttattttagtaacaaaaatacaaaacgccgtctttgtttattcgatTAACACGAGATAACATAAACAAAGGCGGATCACATATTTGTCACATTGATGCCAGACAATGACCAGAGAGTAGGTGAACAGGCCTTTTTGGACGCAAAGAATatccataaaaaattatataccaaATACGTAGGGTTACAAAATCTTGTNNNNNNNNNNNNNNNNNNNNNNNNNNNNNNNNNNNNNNNNNNNNNNNNNNNNNNNNNNNNNNNNNNNNNNNNNNNNNNNNNNNNNNNNNNNNNNNNNNNNNNNNNNNNNNNNNNNNNNNNNNNNNNNNNNNNNNNNNNNNNNNNNNNNNNNNNNNNNNNNNNNNNNNNNNNNNNNNNNNNNNNNNNNNNNNNNNNNNNNNNNNNNNNNNNNNNNNNNNNNNNNNNNNNNNNNNNNNNNNNNNNNNNNNNNNNNNNNNNNNNNNNNNNNNNNNNNNNNNNNNNNNNNNNNNNNNNNNNNNNNNNNNNNNNNNNNNNNNNNNNNNNNNNNNNNNNNNNNNNNNNNNNNNNNNNNNNNNNNNNNNNNNNNNNNNNNNNNNNNNNNNNNNNNNNNNNNNNNNNNNNNNNNNNNNNNNNNNNNNNNNNNNNNNNNNNNNNNNNNNNNNNNNNNNNNNNNNNNNNNNNNNNNNNNNNNNNNNNNNNNNNNNNNNNNNNNNNNNNNNNNNNNNNNNNNNNNNNNNNNNNNNNNNNNNNNNNNNNNNNNNNNNNNNNNNNNNNNNNNNNNNNNNNNNNNNNNNNNNNNNNNNNNNNNNNNNNNNNNNNNNNNNNNNNNNNNNNNNNNNNNNNNNNNNNNNNNNNNNNNNNNNNNNNNNNNNNNNNNNNNNNNNNNNNNNNNNNNNNNNNNNNNNNNNNNNNNNNNNNNNNNNNNNNNNNNNNNNNNNNNNNNNNNNNNNNNNNNNNNNNNNNNNNNNNNNNNNNNNNNNNNNNNNNNNNNNNNNNNNNNNNNNNNNNNNNNNNNNNNNNNNNNNNNNNNNNNNNNNNNNNNNNNNNNNNNNNNNNNNNNNNNNNNNNNNNNNNNNNNNNNNNNNNNNNNNNNNNNNNNNNNNNNNNNNNNNNNNNNNNNNNNNNNNNNNNNNNNNNNNNNNNNNNNNNNNNNNNNNNNNNNNNNNNNNNNNNNNNNNNNNNNNNNNNNNNNNNNNNNNNNNNNNNNNNNNNNNNNNNNNNNNNNNNNNNNNNNNNNNNNNNNNNNNNNNNNNNNNNNNNNNNNNNNNNNNNNNNNNNNNNNNNNNNNNNNNNNNNNNNNNNNNNNNNNNNNNNNNNNNNNNNNNNNNNNNNNNNNNNNNNNNNNNNNNNNNNNNNNNNNNNNNNNNNNNNNNNNNNNNNNNNNNNNNNNNNNNNNNNNNNNNNNNNNNNNNNNNNNNNNNNNNNNNNNNNNNNNNNNNNNNNNNNNNNNNNNNNNNNNNNNNNNNNNNNNNNNNNNNNNNNNNNNNNNNNNNNNNNNNNNNNNNNNNNNNNNNNNNNNNNNNNNNNNNNNNNNNNNNNNNNNNNNNNNNNNNNNNNNNNNNNNNNNNNNNNNNNNNNNNNNNNNNNNNNNNNNNNNNNNNNNNNNNNNNNNNNNNNNNNNNNNNNNNNNNNNNNNNNNNNNNNNNNNNNNNNNNNNNNNNNNNNNNNNNNNNNNNNNNNNNNNNNNNNNNNNNNNNNNNNNNNNNNNNNNNNNNNNNNNNNNNNNNNNNNNNNNNNNNNNNNNNNNNNNNNNNNNNNNNNNNNNNNNNNNNNNNNNNNNNNNNNNNNNNNNNNNNNNNNNNNNNNNNNNNNNNNNNNNNNNNNNNNNNNNNNNNNNNNNNNNNNNNNNNNNNNNNNNNNNNNNNNNNNNNNNNNNNNNNNNNNNNNNNNNNNNNNNNNNNNNNNNNNNNNNNNNNNNNNNNNNNNNNNNNNNNNNNNNNNNNNNNNNNNNNNNNNNNNNNNNNNNNNNNNNNNNNNNNNNNNNNNNNNNNNNNNNNNNNNNNNNNNNNNNNNNNNNNNNNNNNNNNNNNNNNNNNNNNNNNNNNNNNNNNNNNNNNNNNNNNNNNNNNNNNNNNNNNNNNNNNNNNNNNNNNNNNNNNNNNNNNNNNNNNNNNNNNNNNNNNNNNNNNNNNNNNNNNNNNNNNNNNNNNNNNNNNNNNNNNNNNNNNNNNNNNNNNNNNNNNNNNNNNNNNNNNNNNNNNNNNNNNNNNNNNNNNNNNNNNNNNNNNNNNNNNNNNNNNNNNNNNNNNNNNNNNNNNNNNNNNNNNNNNNNNNNNNNNNNNNNNNNNNNNNNNNNNNNNNNNNNNNNNNNNNNNNNNNNNNNNNNNNNNNNNNNNNNNNNNNNNNNNNNNNNNNNNNNNNNNNNNNNNNNNNNNNNNNNNNNNNNNNNNNNNNNNNNNNNNNNNNNNNNNNNNNNNNNNNNNNNNNNNNNNNNNNNNNNNNNNNNNNNNNNNNNNNNNNNNNNNNNNNNNNNNNNNNNNNNNNNNNNNNNNNNNNNNNNNNNNNNNNNNNNNNNNNNNNNNNNNNNNNNNNNNNNNNNNNNNNNNNNNNNNNNNNNNNNNNNNNNNNNNNNNNNNNNNNNNNNNNNNNNNNNNNNNNNNNNNNNNNNNNNNNNNNNNNNNNNNNNNNNNNNNNNNNNNNNNNNNNNNNNNNNNNNNNNNNNNNNNNNNNNNNNNNNNNNNNNNNNNNNNNNNNNNNNNNNNNNNNNNNNNNNNNNNNNNNNNNNNNNNNNNNNNNNNNNNNNNNNNNNNNNNNNNNNNNNNNNNNNNNNNNNNNNNNNNNNNNNNNNNNNNNNNNNNNNNNNNNNNNNNNNNNNNNNNNNNNNNNNNNNNNNNNNNNNNNNNNNNNNNNNNNNNNNNNNNNNNNNNNNNNNaagacgttcactgttgaacaaaaggctccaccttagaacgccacaataaaagacaactcgccacttgcatccgccggtttcccgctactttcgcgatgtcgtcagtccacctagtgctTCCAACGTTCGCCTACCAAccatcttccggttcgtggtcgcacTCAAGGACCTTTCTCTCCCAATGGAATCCAATATAAAATCCTAACCGAATACACAAATTTTAATTTCGAACGGTCCAAAAAGTGCTTCAAATAAAACCTACTAGTGACCGCTAGACGTGATGAGGCGATGCTTAAGCGCTTAAGCGATTTAAGCCAAAGGATTTTACGCCCGACAGATTTCAGCAATCCACGCCTGCGGACAGCGAGTGGAGTGCTTAATACGTTTGTGTCATTGCCATAGGCAAGGCAAATTTTTaggccgagtttagacttgcaagaaaaatcgtgcaagttgcattacgttGCGGCGCTGGATTGATTGACCACtaaaaactcgttggctttgatatggcctcgcaatgtaattcaacttgcacgctttttcttgcaagtctaaactcggctttacacgACACTCCCTAGTCCTTCCTACTTCTTATTTTGAGCAAGCTTTATTACTAACATAATATTCTGTTCTATTCTGATCTGTTCTGTTCTGTTCTATTTCTTTCTGTTCAATTCTATTGTGGTGCTAACTCGATTGTTTCTATCTCGTTCACTCATGACTGGACAGTGGTAAATGGCACTGATTTTTCTTGCATTTGTAAATCAAGCTTTACTAAAGGTTAGGCCATGCGCGCACATActtacttttagtttttaatgttaaaataacGTTTCTACCCATATTTATTAACCTAAAATTCTTATTTAATGACGGTCACGCGATTATTCGTTGCCACCAAGAACAGTTTAAATAATCGCACGATCAAATTGCAACACTGCATTGTCCGCGCGATGATCAACCTAGGGCGACGCAAAGCGTCAATCCAACAGTCGaaaaaaactgaatcgcgtgccagggtggaaacttttaAGCTCCCTCCTTTACCGTGGTGCCATTAGATAGTACCATCGatctatgatttctttggtagATGTATGGAATATCAATATaacagtagcacaaaggttccaccctgttgCGATTCAGTTTCATTGGCTGTAAGATTGACGTTTGGCGCCGCCCAAGTTGACCAGCGCTCGGACGACGCCGCGTTGCGATTTTATCGTGCGATTAAACTATTCTTGGTGGCAACGCATGACAACTCAATTCAATAGCAATATCAAACGGATAATTAATAGCCGTAGCCGTCATGTCGTATAATGAGGTTAAGGAGGCAGCTTTTagtagagagaagtggagagccattcatcggctacaccgacaagagtgtaCTCTTAAATAAGAAAAGAATCAATAGCAATAAGCAGTTGCTATTCGGAGTCGTGCATGCCCTGCGGACAGTGCGGACTGCTCGCCCGGAATTACGAAACCGCGGCCGTCCGCCGGGCCGGTGCCAATATTGTCTTTAAACGCATGCGGAAACTACGCGGGACGGCAAAAGATTTGCATATTGGTTACACATGGAATACAAGTATGTGTATCCTGtaacataagtatttttttttatgaacatgaaactttatgtcTTTGTGTGTTTCATGTTGGTTTTACCGtgatgctgtaatttttattggcaaataaataaacaaataaatagtagccAGCTAAATAAATGTCACTTCTGAAAGAGATCGTTTTCGGATTATAATGAGGCCTATTTATAGGACAATGGACGGCAGGAGGATATCTGTAGGAAGATCTGAAATAACGATGGACGACGGTTTCATTTCTTCAAATGCCTTTAATCTGGCAATGAAAATGCACAGTTTGAGGcctaaattgttttatttgtagtaGGTTTTttctaatgataatttatttcctATGCTCTCAGTTAGTTTATCCAGGGTAGCTTCCTTTATAGAGAGGTAATTACCTCACAGGGAGGTAAGTAATGGCTCTTGACgtctattcaaaaataaata
Above is a window of Choristoneura fumiferana chromosome 18, NRCan_CFum_1, whole genome shotgun sequence DNA encoding:
- the LOC141438445 gene encoding uncharacterized protein; the protein is MTADVKEMFPQVRIRMEDRDALRYIWREDPSCELKEYRMTSVIFGAVCSPCTALYIKNRNAQELQKSYPAAAKAIVHEHYMDDYLGSLDDVREATQLAADIVTVHKAAGMEMRAWISNIPAALAAVPEDLRASPPVNVHVGPDAFVRTLGLIWHPLNDTFGLGLGLQFLRKAKLTKRKVLSCLMSVYDPLGLLTPLVIQGRVLNVADDATRLKNRDIDLSQWFSGPDFLLLPSSEWPKEPSMPEATSILKS